Below is a genomic region from Methanobacterium sp..
ACTGAAGGAACCCTCAACAACCCCAACGGAGCAGACTCTCTTTTTAACCAGACCATTTTCTACATGAACTCCCTGGGTGAAGAACAAAAAAGAGCCCTCCGGAACAAATTAGCCTGGAGTTTAAGTAATAACAAAGGATCCCTTGAATTATTTAAGAGCATAGTCTCTTTCGTGGAATCACAGGACTAAAACATCACCTAATCCCAAAAATTAACCCAATTAGATGTTATAAAACCTAACTATCAGGGTTCACCCCAAATTATAACTCTTTTAACAGAATTTTAAGCTGATTAAAATTATTACATATCTTTATAAGATGAATTAACCTATTTTTTTTAATTTTTAGTAAAAAGAAGAAAGCAAAACTTGTAACTGAATTCGTTATCATGAAATTCATTTATAAAGGTTTATAATCTTATTCAAAGTATAAGCAATTACAACTATTAAAACCAGTTAAGACCTTTTTAACCAAGTTACTTTTACACAAAACTCAGGATCATGAATCTATAAATTGTGTACCTAAAAATAAAAGTGGACTAAATGAAAGTACTCCTAATACCCTGTGGCATTGGAATGGGACACACCTCCCGTTCGGTGGCTTTAGCTCAAAAATTAGAAGCAGATGGTGATGAGGTTCTCTTTGCCAGTTACGGTTCTGGCTACCAGATGCTAAACGAGTACAGTGACTACGATGTGGTGAAACTCCCCACTATCAAGTTTTACGGGAGTTCAGGTGAGCTGAACTTCAAACACACCGCCCTCAAGTCCATAGACGCACCTTACATTTTCCTGAAAAGTATCTACCACGAATCCCGCATAATCAAGGAATTCAACCCAGACGTGGTTGTCTCAGACTCCCACTACTCAGTTCCCATCACCTGCAAGGTACTGGGCATACCCTGCGTCCTGGTGAGTAACGACCTGGCACCGGAGCTTAAGGAAGTTAACCAGAAAGACCGTACCCTGGAGTACCTGGAAAACGGCTTGCAACGTTTCATAAAGGATGTCTCCCGACTCTGTGACTCAATTATCATACCGGACATTCAAAACTCCTATGAGGTACCAGCCCCGATACGTCATCGGGTGAACTTCACCGGACCCATACTGAAGATGGACACCCATCTAATGGCCAGTAAAAAGGAGCTCAGGCAACGATTTAGATTTGGAAAATCTGAAAAAATGGTAATGGCCACTGTTGGGGGGTCAGAATTCGGGAACAAACTTTTAAAACTGCTGCACCAGGCAGCACCCGATCTGGACTGTGATCGAATAATACTGGTCACCGGGCCCCAGATAAAACTGGATCTGGAATCATCCCCCAGGATAATATGCAAACGATTTCTGGGAGACATCATGGAGTGGATGAAACTATCCGACTTCCTGGTGAGCCTGGCTGGGCACACCACCTCTATGGAAATTGCTTCTCTGGGCATTCCCAGCCTGATGGTCCCTATAGAAAATCATCCGGAGCAGCTGAAAAACGCCATGAAAATGAAAAACTATGGAATAGCCCACCTGGAGAACATGGGCACTTTAACATCAGAGAAGTTATCGGAAAACATCAACCACCTCCTGGAAGATCAGGATCTCAAGAAGAATGCAGAAAAAACCAGGAACATATTTTCACAGTACAACGGAACCGAAGATGCAGTGAGCATCATCCGGAGTTGTGTGGAAACTGGAGATGAATTTTCAGACTAGAATTATTATTTTTTAGAGGGGTTGGGCAAAGATCTGGTATATGAAATCCGGAAAATATTAATAATTGTTAAGGCCCATTTAGAATTAGAAATTCAATATTTTAAGACCCATATTGAAAGGATGATAATAATTGGTGTGTGATGAAACTAATAATTTATAAAGAATCCTTAACATAATAAGATTGGAGGTATGAGATGATCAATTTAATTGTCAGCGTTTTTGGGGCTCTCTTGGTTATCGGTGGTTTTTATTTCATGTACCTTGGTTTTAACATCCCACCAAACCCTGTAGCTTTCTTTGTAGGGTTAATCGCATCCGTTTTAGGACTTATTTTACTGATATTTTTTGGCAGCAGGATAGACTTCTCAAAAGGGGCTATGCCCAAACCAAAAAAGGCAAAAACCCCAAAGGCAGCGGTAACTGCACCTGTAAAACCGAAAAAAATGCCTGTTAAGGATAAAAAACCTTCAAAACCAGCCCAAACTCCGGAACCGCGGGCTATAAAACCAAAACCACGCCTTAGGGAAGAACCTAAATTTGGACCAGCACCAACATCCACACTACCCTTCAAAAAGGACACCTCAGCTGGAAGGGCCATAACCCCTAAAAAGAAGGTAGAAACACCATCAACACAAAAAATGGATGAAACAATCCCCTCAACTCAGAAATCAACCACACTACCTCCTGATCTAGCCACTAAACCAAAAACACCACCTAAAAAGATAGCTCCCGTTAAAAAAGCCACTGAAGATAAGGCAACAGAAAAACCGGAAATTGGCAAAAAAGAGGAAGCTGAACTTCCCCAGGTAAAACCCTTTAAGATCAAAGAAAAAAAAGATGAAAAAGTAGTACCTGTCCCCAAATCTGTACTGGAAACCGCTGACAAGGAACGCCTGAAGGAACTCCAAACCCGTACCGGACGGGATGATCAGTTCGTTAAAAACAGACTGGACAAACTCAAGGAAAACTATATCCAGAATGCCAAGGACATTGAAAGCATCATCGACGAACGGTTAGATTCATTTAAGGGAACCATTGATAAATTAAAGACAGATTCAACTGAACCATCCATAATATGGTCTTTTGAGGCTCAGGATGTTCAGGAAGCCATGAAGGACACCATAGTAACTGCCGAGAGTAAGCTACTGATGATGTACCCCTGGGTGCGTAACATTGATGTGAGCATCCTGAAAAAGTTCATGGACACCGAGAGCCGTATGATCATCCAGGAAGCAAGCCTGGACGATGATGCATCGGTGGAGTTAATAAAACTCCTCCAGGATAAAGATGTAAAGATCAGGACCATGCCCCACGTGCACACCGTGGCCATTGTAGCAGATGATGCTAATGGTCTTATAATATCCACTGACCCCATATACGAAAGCTATGAAGTGGGAGTTATCTACAAGGACAAAAAATCCATACTGGAAATTGAAAGAATGTTCGAAGATGCCTGGGGCATATCACAGGAAATAGATCTGGAGCTGAAAAAATGAGGATCCGGTGGCTGGGACATTCAGCCTTCCACATATCAACTGACACTGATATTAACATTTTAATTGATCCCTTCATGCGCAATAATCCTGCCTGCCCAGTGAATGCAGAAGATGTTAAGGCCGATATAATATGCGTCACCCATGGACATAAAGACCATTTCGGAGATGCAGTGGAATTAGCACAAAGAAACAGTGCCCTCGTAGTGTGCAACCATGAGCACTCGGTTTACCTCTCCCAGCTGGGACTGGAAACAAGTGGTATGAACATGGGAGGAACCATTGAAGAGGCGGGAATAAAGATCACCATGGTCAACGCCATTCACTCTTCAGATATGGACTTTATAGAGGGTATAGGTCCCGGGGGAAGTTCCTCTGGGTACATACTGGAACTGGAAAATGAGAGGAAGATATACCACTCCGGAGACACCGGTATTTTCGGGGATATGAAAACTGTCATAAATGATATTTACCAGCCACACATTGCATTACTCCCCATTGGAGACCGTTACACCATGGGGATTACTGAAGCTTGCATTGCTGCTAAATGGATAGAACCGGAAGTCATAATACCCATGCATTACAACACATTCCCAGTGATAGAACAGGATCCCTACCAGTTCAAAGATATGGTTGAAAAAACCACCGAGACCAAAGTTGCAGTTCTTAAACCCGGTGAAACTTACCAAGAGTGATTTAATGGTCGATATCATGCGCATATTCAGAAAAAAATTTTTCACAGACATCTTCAACAAACTAATTGGAAAAGAAAAAAAACTCAAAATAGGATTCTACGGTCACCCTAACTCAGGGAAAACCACCCTTGCCAACCGGATGACCAAGGACTGGACCGGGAAATCCCTGGGACTGGTTTCAGAAATACCACACGAAACCAGAAGGGTGTACCGACAGGAACGAGTAACCCTTAACTACGATGGTGTGGAACTGGATTTTGATATCATTGACACCCCGGGAATAGCCACCAAAATCGATTATAAAAACTTCTTACAGTATGGCCTATCTGAAGAGGAAGCCAAAGAAAGAGCTAAAGAAGCCACAAAGGGCATAATAGAAGCTATTAAATGGTTAGATGATGTTACTGGTGTTCTACTCGTGGTGGACTCCACCAAGGATCCCCTCACCCAGGCCAACATAACCATAATCGGTAACCTGGAAGCTCGTAAAATACCATTTGTAATTGTGGCCAACAAGGTGGATCTGCCGGAGTCCAATCCAGAAAGGATTCTCTCAGTGTTCCCCCAGCACAAAGTGGTGTCTATCTCCGCCCTCCACGGTGAAAACACCGATAAACTGTACCAGGCCATGGTGGACAAGTTTAACTAAAGGTGATATAAATGGATGACACTGATACCAACAGTCTCAAAATGGATTTTCTCTCATCAGATGCACTTAAAGCCCAAAGTAGCATTGAAAAAATATCCATGATCGTGGAAAAGGTTAAAAAGGGCGAACTTCTGGTAATTGAAGGTGGATTGGAACCTGAAGAAGAGGCAGAGCTAATCGAAACCACCATGCGTGAGATCGATGTGGAAAGCTTCATGGGTATTGATATCTACACCCTGGAAAAGGATGAAAGCTCCTTTTTCGGACTTTCCAAGAAGAAAACAGTGGGTATTACCATTATCGGCCCGGCAAATGTCATGAAAGCAGTGAAAAGGAAGTCAAACTTCCTGTCAATGGTGGCCAGCCTCGGTGGTAGTGATGCATCGATGTATTAAATGCGGCCAGGAATACGAAGACTCAGAAGACCTCATCCTTAAAGGCTGCCCAAACTGTGGTAGTAAATTCTTTGAATTCCACCAGGAAGGAAAAGTCAAAGAGATCAAGGAAATTAAGGGCAGTTCTGTGGAGACCATAATGGTCAAGGAACACGGGGTTTATGAGGTTAACCTGGAATCCCTGATGGCCGATGAATCAGTCATAGTCTCTGATGAAGAGGGAAAATACCTTATTGATATTAATTACATCCTGAAAAAGAAGATTAAAGAAAAAAATAAATAATTTTTTTTATGAAAAGTTTTTTTTATTGAACTGCAAGTTTTTTTATATTGAAGTGAGATTTCTTTATTGAATTGTAAGAAAAAAAGGTTTTTTTAGAAACCTAATAATTTTAAAAGCTTTCTAATATTTTAATACCTTTTCTTTCCTTCAAAATCACACTTACCCGACGGTAATACCCGTATAACATCTTCCAGGGTCAGGATCCGTTCTGGATCGATCTTTTTAAGAACAGCCCGTGCAATTTCCTCTTTCTTGGTAAAACCAGGCTTCAGCACCACGTAGTTATCAGTGTATTTAGCCACAGCTTCAGCTGGACCAGCCATGATCCGCTCACCCTCATAATCCACAATACCCACTGCTATCTTGAGTGGTATTCCCCGGAGATAGTTACGGCTCCCCCTGATTATGAAGGCCCCTCTGGCCACGAACTCACCGGACTGGGGTGTTTTGGATACCTGGTCCGGGTGTACCCAGTAAACATCCTGGGAACCATAACCCTTATTCCATGCACTGGAAAAGGATGCTGCCAGGGTACCGGCTTCCTGGATGGTTGATTCAGGAATTTCTCCCTCAACTTCACCTTTTTTGATAACCACAGAGGGAGCTCCGTGTATGTCGGAGTGGAGGTAAATATCGTTGTTATCCAGGTAACGTTTCACCACCAGTTCATTGGTACCGGCATCCCGACCACCAATAACCAGGAGTCCCTCAGAGGACAGGAACCACCTGAGCTTCTCGAACCATTTAAGCTCCTTGCGCACCCTTTTCTGAGGCACTTGCACCCGTTCCAGGGCCATTTCCCGTTTGTTGCGTTTTCTTTCCACATCTTTCTTGGTGCGTTCAATGGCTATGTTAACTCCCTTGATCTTCCGTTTGGCCTTTTTACCCTTGTTATAATATTTCTCCGCATTTTCAGGGATCTCCAGGTTGGCATCAACGGTTATCCTTTCACCCTCCAGATTCAAAAGGAGCACACCCATTTTATCCATGGATTCAATGATCTGTGCCTCAACCATTCCTTCTTTACGTGCTTTTTTAAGTTTTGATGCGATTTCCATCCAGGAGAACTTCTCCCGGGCCTGGTGGATGATGTCCAGCAGGTTCTGAACCTCGGAGTAGTGGGCATAGAGAAGGTTACCCTTCTTTTTGGTTTCAATTATGGTTTTCTGGAATTTTTTCAGGGTATCTTCCTGTATACGGAGTCTTTTTTCGTATTTGCCCACTTCTTTGGCCCAGATATCCTCCTGAACCTTTTTGATATCAGCACCAACCTTTCCACTGTAGAACTCATCAGCGGCCTGGTTAAAGGTTTCAAAGCGTTCCTTCTTGAAATCTTGGTAGGTTAAAATATCAAGGGGTAGAACATCCTCTTTGCCTTTTTTAGGTTTTTTATCTGGAGACTTTTTTTGGGTAATTCCTGTTACTTTATCTGGAGTAGTTTCCTTTGCTTCATCTGGAGTAGTTTCCGCTGATTCGTCTTGAGTAGTTTTAGTTGCTTCATTTTTGGTAGATTCGGATGTTTCATGTTGGTTAGGTTCTGTTACTCCGCTACTGGTTTCATCTTCATTTTCTTCACCTTCAATGACTTCCCTCACGATCTGTGGCTGGAATTTGAAGGTTTTTAGTGGTTTGAAGAGTTCGGTCATGCTCTGATAAATGGCTTCAACATCACTTTCACTGACTTCATGTGCCGGGAGTTTTTTATCCACACCCGAACGCAGGAATATTTCCTCGGAGTACATTCCTCCCAGACCACTCCTGGCCAGTGTACGGATAAGGTCAGAATCAGAATTTGCGAATAAATCCTTCAAATCTTCCAGTTCAACATTCAGGATATGAATGCCCCTCTCTTCGGGGTACTGGTATTCTTCCTTAGATGTTATCTTCCTACCCTGTGCATGGCGATGTTTCAGTGGTAGGATAATTCGGTTATCTTCATCCAAAAGTATTATATTGCCTTGAGAGAAAAGTTCAACAACCAAAGTAAAGCGATGTTCCTTCTGGATGTCAATTTCCAGGATACGGTCAAAGTTATGTTGCCGGACCCCCTTCACTGTAGCATTCTTCAAATGCTTACGCAGAAGCATGGGAAATGACGGTGGCACTTTAGGATTTTCAGGCGGATACTGAGTGGTGTGCACCCTTAAACCTGCCTGGAATGCTACATCTACCCGTCCCTTTCCCGGGACGTGGAATCGTATGATCACAGTGTCCCTGGTGGGCTGGTATGCTTTCTGCACCCTGGCTTCTTTTAGGAGTTCATCAAGTTCATGGGAGATGGCGTAAAGATCAACATTGGACATTGCTTTCATGAGAGTGCACCTTTATCTATATTATATGGTTGTGACCATAGTTAAAACGGAGGAAAAATATGGACATTGAAATTAAGTTAACCAGTATACATTCTGCATTGGCTATAGTTGCAGGAGCCATATCATTCTTACTATCCACCGGCGCCATAAGTGCTCTGGGTAAAAACGAATTCCTGGCAGTTCTATCAGGGCTTTTGATCCTTTATTTGACTGGACAGCTTTCTGAGCGAATCTTCGGCAAGGAAGAAGTTGGTGGGATGAAAGGATGGCTCTGGAGCGGTATTCTACCATTCTTCTTTGTATGGGTAATTGTATGGGTTCTCTTCTACAATATGTATTGAGGATATTTTACCATACCTCTTTTTATTTGACCCTTAATTCTTTCAAAACCCTTAATTTTTTCAAAAAATCATTTTCCTGATTAATTTTTTTTATATTGCTGTTTTAGACTTTTGAACAAATTCACCTCAAGTCTACGTAAGGATACTCCTTACTTACCATCATTTAGCCCATTAATTACCTCTATTTAACCCATTACTTATCCTCATTTAGTGTGTAGTAATAATAAAACTTGTGGGAAGTTGACTTTAAAAGGTCCAGTAGAATATCCAGATAAATACAAAGATCAGTGCCAGCACGAACACCAGTGGTGCTACTATCCGGCTTACCGCCACTATGGAGCTGATGGTGGTTACCAGTTCAGTGGCATGGGTGGGGCCCAGGGTGTTTATACTTGATAGTTTCACAGTCTTAACACCAACCATAACTGGTTCCAAATCGTTTAAAGCATTTTTAGTGCATTCTACCACTTTTTCTATTATTATGTCCCTGTCTCTAATTCCCAGTGGGTTATGGCCACCGGAGAGGGTGTTGACAAAGTGGGTGTCGGTGGTCATCACCTCAGCGTTATCCAGTCCCAGTTTTTCCACTTCACCCAGTATCTCCTCCCTGAAACCTATGACCATGTTGTTGGCATCCAGGAGGATGTAGGCAGTTTTCTGGTTGTTAACATCCAGCACCATGACTTTAACTCCACTTTGACCTACACCGCTCCTTTTACTTAATTCAGAAATGGTGTCATTGGCACATCCCATTTTAAGCTCGCTTTCTGAGGGTTTTTCCAGTTTTTCCACTGCATCTAGAAGCTGGAAAACCTCGGGGTTTCCAGGCAGCACCCGTCCGGATTCTCCCTTGAAGGAGTTATGGCAGTCCACCAGCACCACATTTTCTGCTTTGGTATGTCCCTGCGCTGCTTTAATAAGGGCCAGGCCCACTCCAAAATCAATATCATCAAAGCCATGGGGTGCGAATGTGGCTAGGAGTACCAGATTATCTCCGAAGTACTGGGCTCCCAGTTTAGCATTCTCGTGTTCAACCTGAATGAACTGGCTGGCTTTTTTAGAGTACTCCATATCGTCCAGTGCTTTTAGAACCACATCTTTGATTTTGCAGATTTCCTTAGAGCTCACCGGGTTAAAGTCGTGGGTGGAAGGGCCGTGGCTGACCATGGTGAATGGTTCCAGGTTCTTTGCCAGGACCGTGGGCATATTTCCCCCTCCAATGTTTCCCACTGGACCGGGATGGACACAGGGAGATATGAACAATCCTTTCACTCCATTTTCACCCTTAAAACTAACCACACCCACCAGGGTGTCTATGGGTTCTCCCATGTCTTCGAAGAGTGTTTCCATGGCACGTGACCCTTCGGTGTACTGTGCTATGAAGAGGGATAATAATTCCAGACCCCCCACCCCCAGGTTTCGCCTGATGGGGGATTCAATCACCAGCATGAAGGAGTAAATAGCTATCATTAATATTAACCCTGCGATGAGTCCTTTCAGGGCCACGGCTATGATACTGAATGATCCGATGTTGGTGGTGATGCTGGTTAAAAATACTATCACCACCACCATGCTCAGGATGAGAACCGGCTGGATAGCTGATATTAAAATGGATCTAATTGCCCCTATGTTGGATGTGCCCCAGATAATGAATATACGCAGACCAAAGGCCAGGGCACAGCCCAGTATCAGCGCATCAATAACATAACTGTAGACAGTGTAGGTGGACACCAGACTACCCACAACGTAAACCAGAGCCACCACTACCATGGTCAGGAGGGATATGAACATGGATTGCTTCATCTTCATGTGTCTTCCTTCCATGGCATTGACCAGTGGCTGGGTTATGGCCCCATCCATTATGGAGGTTAGTCCGAAGATCAGGAAGCCTGCAGATCCACCATAAACTATACTATCGAATAGGGATGATAATGGTTCAAAATAGGCGGCAATAGCACCAGTAAGGAAACTGAGAAATGTCATGGTTAAAATAGATATCCTGCTGGGTGGAAGGGTTACCATGTACTTGGAAAGATCAGTAATGTTATCAACAGCTGACATAATTCACCTCTTAATAGATTCAAAACAATGATAATGATTGTTACAATTATTGGGATATAACAGTATAATTGACTTAATATATTAGTCTGTTCTCTTTATTTATAGATTATTAATTAATTTTATGGGTTTAGTATAATTAACAAATAGTTTTAGTATTTTTTCTTGATTTTCTAAGATTCTAAGAGTAGCGTTTACATAGATATCAAAATTAATAAAACTATTCTATATTAAATCCCTTAAGTTAATTAAAGATTAACATTAGTTTAATATATAAATATAAAAAAGTAATACCTTTGGAATAAGGCGAAGTGATGAACTTCCAGTCATGTTCCCCACTATTTTGAAAGATCTTCCTTGAGAAATTCACCAAATTTTTTTTAAATCAACCAAAAATTTTAAAAAAATCCAGGGATCTTAATTTATCTGTAATGCAAATAAATGTAATGACATGTATCTAATGAATACAACTCATTAATCAGTACTCTCCACAATCTTGTTATAATCCGGTAAGAATACGATTCATAATGTAATAATACGATTCTCAAACAGTTTTGAATCATTTTTTTCTTCCAATGTCCTCTCTGAAACCATGTTTCCAAAAAACATTAATACACAAATAATAAACCTATATTTATTAGGTGGGGTTATACCTGGATTACTAAGAATGGTAAGAAAAATAATTTCATTTCACACTCATCTAATTGTTAAAAAAATTTCAAAAATTGTCATTTGAATAAATCCAAGGGTTCAAGGTGTGTTAATGGTTTTAAAGGGAACTAAAACCAAAAAATTCATTCGTTCCACCAGCGGTGGTTACCTCTTCTGCAATTACTGTGGAGGATACTATAAACTAAAAAATGATGAGTCACCCCGTGACTTTGTAAAGTGTGAGTGTGGTAACCCTTTAGAATTCTGCAAGACCCATCAAGATTTGCAATTAAAAAGTTATAACCGTAACCGGAATAAAGAAGCTTTTGATTCCTTTCATGACAGATTATCTGAAAGAAGAGAATCCCTTAAAAGTCTTCTCCCCAAAATAGAGATTGGCGATGATTTTATTGATGAGATGTTTGAAGAAGAGGAGTTATGGGATGTCATTGACCTTGAAGTCAATTTAACCCGTCAAAAGAATTATCTGAATATTATACTGGAAGAAGAACGTTTAATGGCCGCTATTGGGGAAAAAAAGGCCAGAGTTAAGAACCCTGGCGTTATGGATAAAATTATCCGTTTTTACGAAGAAACAGACCCCCTAATCTTATTGGGGGCGGTTATACTTATCCTGATTGTTATTCTTGTTCTGGTGGTATTTCTGGGATAAAAAATTTATTTTATTTAAAGGGGTTAATTCTGGTACAACAAATTTAAAACAGGGATATCTAACAAGAAAAGTCTGTTAAAAAAATTTATAAATTTATAAAAATTCATTAAAGGTGCTAAAAAACATGATCGTTCATCTCAAAACACCCTTAACCAAGGAAGACACTCAAAAATTAAGAATCAAAGATTCAGTGTACATCTCCGGAACCATTTACACTGCACGTGACAGTGCCCACAAGCGCATAATCGAGACTGGATCCCCTGTTGACCTGGAAGGGGCAGTCATATTCCATGCCGGACCCATAATAAAAAAAGAGGACGATGATACCTACCAGATGGTGGCAGTAGGACCCACCACCAGCACCCGTATGAACCCCTACCAGGCAGAAGTACTGGACCAGGGAGCCCTGGCAGTCATTGGAAAGGGAGGGATGGATGAAAAAACTGCCGAAGCACTAAAAAGGAATGGTGCTGTGTTCCTGGCGGCGGTAGGTGGTTGCGCTGCACTCTATGTCAGTTCAGTTCTTAAGATAAATAGTGTCCACTGGCTGGATCTGGGAGTGCCAGAAGCAGTCTGGGAACTGGAAGTCAAAGATTTCGGACCACTGATAGTTACCATGGACTCAAATGGTGGTAATCTGTATGAAGAGGTTCGAAGAAGAGGCAATCCTTAAAAAGATAACCCTGATATGTGCAGTAGGTTCCTGGAATATATCCTGAGTTTTAAAAAAATAAGATAACCTCCCTACAAAAATATCAGGATTTGATGGTATAGGATTTGAAGATATTAGGATTTGAAGATAATGAATACCAACCCAGAAACAAAGCAGACAGAAATCCTCAAGGGTTTCATGGACACCCACATCCACACCAGTCCCGATGTTAAACCTCGATTGTTGAATGATTACGAGGCGGCCCTGGAGGCCCAGGAGAAGGGCATGGCTGGAATTGTGCTTAAGTCCCATGTAGAATCTACTGCTGGCCGGGCTTACATAACCCACAGGATGACCGGGCTCCCAGTAACAGGTGGTGTAACCCTTAACCTAACTGTAGGGGGATTGAACGCAGAAGCAGTCAGGACCACTGCTTTAATGGGTGGTAAAATAATATGGCTCCCCACCATCCATCACCAGGAAATAAAACTTGATCATAATGCTTTAAATGAAATACTGCACCTGATAAAGGATAATAACCTGGTACTGGCCACGGGTCATCTAAATCCTGAGGAGATTTTCCAGGTACTGGATCAGTGCCGTAGTTTGGGTGTAGAAAAAATAATGGTAAACCATCCCTTAACACGGGTGGTGGGAGCATCACTGGATGAACAGAAGGAAATGGCCTGCCACGCATACTTGGAGCACTGTTGGGTGGCTACCATGCCCCAACATGATAAACTGGACCCTGAAGTTATGGCTGAGGCTATAAAAGAGGTGGGGGCTAAGCATTGCATTCTGGCCACAGACTTCGGACAGGATCATAACCCCAGACCAGTGTTGGGGATGCAGATGATGATGGCCAGCATGATCAAGCAGGGAATTTCCTGGGAAGATATAACCCTAATGTGTCGAGATAACCCGAAAAACCTGTTATATGATTAAATATTATAGTAAATAACTGTATAGTTAACCGTAATATGGTTAAATAATCTGTTACATGATTAGAATGAATCACATACACCCCACAAACCTATGGATCAAATACGAAGCATTAACTAATGGCTATTTTTTCTCTTTAAAATGGGAAGACCAATGTTTAGTTATAAAACAGTTTTCTAAACATGAAAATCAAGATGAACAGAAAATCATACCCAGTGATGAAGAATGGGAAGATTTCTGGCATTACATTGATGAAATAAAAATCTGGGACTGGTATGAAGAGTACAGAGTCACCTGCGAGGATAGTTGCGTTGAGGATGATGAATGGGAAGTTGATATTATATTCGGGGACCTGAAAGTTGAATCCCATGGTGCCAACAGTTATCCCCCAACATTTAGAGAGTTCCTGAAGGCAATTGAAGAGTTAACTGGTATCATCATTGAATTTATTCAGCACGACTGATGATCAATGGTGATCGATGGTGATCAATTTACTGGGTGATCAATTGTATATACTGATATTCTAATGTAGAATCACAGGTATGATTGGTGAATATTTTTGTTGGAAATGAAACCAAGGGTTTCTACTTCCGAGGGTGTTTCTACTTTAATTGGTGTACTTCAAAATACTAGGTACTCAAAATACTAGGTACTCAAAAAAAACATTTGATAAATTTTACTCACAAACAATTTTGAAAAGATTTCTTTAATAAAATGGTTACTTTAATTTAAGGAACATGGTTACTTTAAAAAAATGGGTAAAACAAGATGCAAATTTCACATTTCTTTAATTTTTTAGCCCAACCAATCTTCATACTGCTAACTGTAAAATGATTAATTTGAGAAAGTACTCTATTTTGGGGAGTCAGTATACATGTGGTTGTTGAAAAACACCTGTTTTGTCAATTTTCTCCCAAGTCCTACCTTGACTATACTTCCAGACAGATAATCTAACAGATTCAGACTAGTGTTAATAGAAATTATTGAAGGT
It encodes:
- a CDS encoding UDP-N-acetylglucosamine--N-acetylmuramyl-(pentapeptide) pyrophosphoryl-undecaprenol N-acetylglucosamine transferase, whose protein sequence is MKVLLIPCGIGMGHTSRSVALAQKLEADGDEVLFASYGSGYQMLNEYSDYDVVKLPTIKFYGSSGELNFKHTALKSIDAPYIFLKSIYHESRIIKEFNPDVVVSDSHYSVPITCKVLGIPCVLVSNDLAPELKEVNQKDRTLEYLENGLQRFIKDVSRLCDSIIIPDIQNSYEVPAPIRHRVNFTGPILKMDTHLMASKKELRQRFRFGKSEKMVMATVGGSEFGNKLLKLLHQAAPDLDCDRIILVTGPQIKLDLESSPRIICKRFLGDIMEWMKLSDFLVSLAGHTTSMEIASLGIPSLMVPIENHPEQLKNAMKMKNYGIAHLENMGTLTSEKLSENINHLLEDQDLKKNAEKTRNIFSQYNGTEDAVSIIRSCVETGDEFSD
- a CDS encoding metal-dependent hydrolase, with the translated sequence MRIRWLGHSAFHISTDTDINILIDPFMRNNPACPVNAEDVKADIICVTHGHKDHFGDAVELAQRNSALVVCNHEHSVYLSQLGLETSGMNMGGTIEEAGIKITMVNAIHSSDMDFIEGIGPGGSSSGYILELENERKIYHSGDTGIFGDMKTVINDIYQPHIALLPIGDRYTMGITEACIAAKWIEPEVIIPMHYNTFPVIEQDPYQFKDMVEKTTETKVAVLKPGETYQE
- the rqcH gene encoding ribosome rescue protein RqcH, whose amino-acid sequence is MKAMSNVDLYAISHELDELLKEARVQKAYQPTRDTVIIRFHVPGKGRVDVAFQAGLRVHTTQYPPENPKVPPSFPMLLRKHLKNATVKGVRQHNFDRILEIDIQKEHRFTLVVELFSQGNIILLDEDNRIILPLKHRHAQGRKITSKEEYQYPEERGIHILNVELEDLKDLFANSDSDLIRTLARSGLGGMYSEEIFLRSGVDKKLPAHEVSESDVEAIYQSMTELFKPLKTFKFQPQIVREVIEGEENEDETSSGVTEPNQHETSESTKNEATKTTQDESAETTPDEAKETTPDKVTGITQKKSPDKKPKKGKEDVLPLDILTYQDFKKERFETFNQAADEFYSGKVGADIKKVQEDIWAKEVGKYEKRLRIQEDTLKKFQKTIIETKKKGNLLYAHYSEVQNLLDIIHQAREKFSWMEIASKLKKARKEGMVEAQIIESMDKMGVLLLNLEGERITVDANLEIPENAEKYYNKGKKAKRKIKGVNIAIERTKKDVERKRNKREMALERVQVPQKRVRKELKWFEKLRWFLSSEGLLVIGGRDAGTNELVVKRYLDNNDIYLHSDIHGAPSVVIKKGEVEGEIPESTIQEAGTLAASFSSAWNKGYGSQDVYWVHPDQVSKTPQSGEFVARGAFIIRGSRNYLRGIPLKIAVGIVDYEGERIMAGPAEAVAKYTDNYVVLKPGFTKKEEIARAVLKKIDPERILTLEDVIRVLPSGKCDFEGKKRY
- a CDS encoding Zn-ribbon containing protein; translation: MHRCIKCGQEYEDSEDLILKGCPNCGSKFFEFHQEGKVKEIKEIKGSSVETIMVKEHGVYEVNLESLMADESVIVSDEEGKYLIDINYILKKKIKEKNK
- a CDS encoding Era-like GTP-binding protein translates to MVDIMRIFRKKFFTDIFNKLIGKEKKLKIGFYGHPNSGKTTLANRMTKDWTGKSLGLVSEIPHETRRVYRQERVTLNYDGVELDFDIIDTPGIATKIDYKNFLQYGLSEEEAKERAKEATKGIIEAIKWLDDVTGVLLVVDSTKDPLTQANITIIGNLEARKIPFVIVANKVDLPESNPERILSVFPQHKVVSISALHGENTDKLYQAMVDKFN
- a CDS encoding DUF2073 domain-containing protein, whose product is MDDTDTNSLKMDFLSSDALKAQSSIEKISMIVEKVKKGELLVIEGGLEPEEEAELIETTMREIDVESFMGIDIYTLEKDESSFFGLSKKKTVGITIIGPANVMKAVKRKSNFLSMVASLGGSDASMY